AGTTGCAGCCCGCGACCGAGCCGCCGCCGCGTCCGCTCCAGCTCGAGCACGCCGTCTCAGCGCCTGTGAGCGTCGAGGTCAACGCGCGTAGGATTGCGAACTTCGAGCCGCGCGACCGTTCGCGCACGCGCTTCGGCTCGCTGGATTTTCGCAGCGGCCTAGTGCTGACCTCGCCCTATCGCGGTTTTGGCGGCCTGTCCGGCATCCGCTTTCTCGACGGCAAGGGCGAGCGCTTCCTGGCGGTCTCCGACCAGGGCGGCTGGTTCACCGGCACCATCCGCTATTCCGGCCGCGAGATGACCGGGCTCGCTGACGTCGAGGCCGCGCCGCTGCTGGCCGCGGACGGGCGGCCGATCACGGAGAAGCGGCTCTGGTACGACAGCGAGTCGCTCGCGCGCGACGGCAATTTCGTCTATGTCGGGCTCGAGCGCGTCAACCAGATCCTGCGCTATGATTTCGCCAAGGGCGGCACCCGCGCCCGCGGCGAGGTGATCGCCATCCCACCTGCCGTGCGCAAGCTGCCCTACAACAAGGGGCTGGAGGCGATGGTGGTCGTGCCCAAAAGCCAGGGGCAGGGCCAAGGTCAGAGCCAGGGTCAGGGTCAGGCTCAGGCGCTCGCGGGCACGCTGATCGCCTTCTCCGAGCGCGGGCTCGATGCCGACGGCAACCTGCTTGCGTTCCTGATCGGCGGCCCGACGCCGGGTCAGTTCAGCGTGCGCCGCTCCGAAAACTACGACATCAGCGACGCCGTGCTGCTGCCCTCGGGCGATCTCCTCATCCTCGAACGCAAATTCTCCTGGTTCACCGGCGTGAACATCCGCATCCGCGCGATTCCGCTCAAGTCGATCGCGCCGGGCGCGCTGGTCGATGGCCTCACGCTGTTCGCCGCCGATCTCGGCCACGAGATCGACAACATGGAAGGCATCGACGCCCACGTCACGGCCGAGGGCGAGACCGTGCTGACCCTCATCTCCGACGACAATTTCTCGATGCTGCAGCGGACATTGCTGCTGCAATTTGCGTTGGTGGAGTAGGGGGCGACGCCAAACCCGCAGCGCAATGCATACCACCGCTACCCGCCATACCCGGGGCGCGCCTAGCAATCCGCGTTTCCCTCACTACACTCCCTTCATCGCCCTCCATTCTCCGGAACTCCTCGCATGAGCGCCCTGTTTTCCCCGATCAAGCTGCGCGGCCTGACATTGAAGAACCGCCTCGTCGTGTCGCCGATGTGCCAGTATTCGGCCGATGACGGCGTCGCCACCGACTGGCACTTCACCCACATCAACAATCTCAGCCTGTCGGGTGCGGCGATGTTCTGCATCGAGGCGACGCATGTCGAGGCGATCGGCCGCATCACGCCGGGCTGCCTCGGGCTCTACAGCGATGCCTGCGAGGCCGCCTTGAAGCCGATCCTCCATTCGGTGCGCAAGCATTCGTCCACCGCGATCGCGATGCAGCTTGCTCACGCCGGGCGCAAGGCTTCGAGCGCGCGGCCCTGGGACGGTGGCCAGCTGATCCCGGTCGAGCACGGCGGCTGGCAGACGGTCGCACCGTCGGCGGTGCCGCACAAGGAGGGCGAGGCCGCGCCGCTGGCGCTCGATGCCGCTGGCCTCAAGCGCATCCGCGAGGCCTTCGTCGACAGCGCGAAGCGCGCCGCGCGCCTCGGCATCGACGCCATCGAGCTGCACGGCGCGCACGGTTATCTCATGCATCAGTTCCTCTCGCCGATCTCCAACAAGCGCACCGACGAATATGGCGGTTCGCTCGAGAACCGCATGCGCTTTCCGCTGGAGATCTACGACGCGGTGCGCGCGGTCTTCCCGCACGACAAGCCGGTCGGCATCCGGGTGTCGTCGACCGACTGGGTCGAGGGCGGCTGGGACCTCGCGCAGACCGTCGAATTCGCGAAAGCATTGAAGGCGCGCGGCGTCGACTGGATCGATGCTTCCTCCGGCGGCGTCTCGCCGTTGCAGAAGATTCCGCTCGGCCCCGGCTATCAGGTGCAGTTTGCGGAGGCCATCAAGCGCGAGACCGGACTTGCCACCATCGCCGTCGGCCTGATCACCGAAGCAAAACACGCCGAAGAGATCGTGGCATCCGGCAAGGCCGACATGGTCGCGCTCGGCCGCAGCTTGCTCTACGACCCCCGGTGGGGCTGGCACGCCGCCGCCGAACTCGGCGGCGAAGTCGAAGCGCCGCCGCAATATTGGCGCTCGCAGCCCTCGACGCAGAAGGCGCTGTTCGGCAAGACCACGTTCGGCGCGCGGTGAGTTCGTCGCCTCTCCCCGCTTGCGGGGGGAGAGGGAGTCAGCCCCTCACGTATCCGTAACTCTCCTCACCTTCCACCCCTCGCAAAACTGGCCTAACCTCCGTCCCTCAAGGCATCGCGGAGGCCGCCATGCGTTTTGGTGTTCGGAAGACCGCCCACGTGTTCGAGCGCGTGGGCCTTGCGATGGCGGGGGCGGCGTGCGGGCTGTTCGTCGGCGCCTATGTCGGCTCGGCGATATCGCACCTCACCACGCAAGGGTTCCTGCTGGCGATGATGCTGCTCGGCTGCATCGGCTTCTATCTCGGCATCGACACGCCGCAGCTGCCCTTCGACGAGGCGCATAGCGACATCGATGCCGCGGAATTCCTCAGCTCGGCCGGCACGCTCTGCGCTACGCTCGCCGCGCTCGCCTCGGTTGCCGTCATCGTGCTCCGCCTCGACCCGGACGTCGGCTGGACCTGGCTGGCATTGCTCGGCTGGATCGCCGGCGTTGCGATGCAGATCGTCGCGGGTGCGAAGGCGCGGATGCGGAAGTAGGGTGGCTCTTGCCCTCCACTGGAGGGGTGAGCCGGCAGCCCCCTAAAACACCACGCCCACTCGCGTGCCGCGCTTCCAGGCGATGCGGCAGCGCTTCCTGGTGTTGACGTGCAGGAGCTCGAACCGATCGGGAATGCTCACCTGCCCGCCGAGATCGACACAGGCGCCGCCGGGCGAATAGTCGATCAGCGTGCAGTTGATGACGGGCGCGCGCGGGTCGGTGATGATCTTGGCCTGGCGCGACACCAGGCCTGCGGGTTTTACGCGGGCATATTTACGCGGATACATTGGCACATCTCCTCCAATTCCGCGAACGGCGCGGTGAGCTCGAAGGCGATGATGGAACGCAGATGATTCGATCCAGCTAAGGCGCGGCCGAGAATTTTAATGAAAAGTCACTGCGAATGAAGAAAGCGCCGGTAGCGGGGTGCGGCGTGTCACTGCGAGGAGCTCTTGCGACGAAGCAATCCAGACGGTCTCCCCGGATGCATTTCTGGATTGCCTCGCTTTCGCTCGCAATGACGCTCGCTGCCCCCGCGATGCGCTATCGCACGCGTTCGAGCGAGATGAAGCTGCGATTGCTCGCCTCGTACTGGAAGGCATAGACGTTGGCCTCCCGGCAGGTGTCGCCGACGGCGGCGCGGCGCTCGAGACCCTTGAACTGCGTGAACTTCCGTCCCGTGGCGTCGGCGTCGTATTTGACGTGAACCTTCGGCGACGAGTTCTCGTTGGAACGGTCGTAGCGATGCGCGATCTTCCATGCACCGCCCGGCTCCAGGAAGCGGGTTTGCCAGTCGCCTTCGCCGACCTTCCGCATGTAGGTGATGTTGGCCCTGGTGTCGTTCCTCAGGCAGACCACCCCGTAGTGCTTGTCATTGGCGGCCTCGACGGTTGCAGGCCACAGCGAGGCGGCCGCAAGGCCGGCGGTGGCAAACAGCGCAGCGCGAATATGTGCAGCATGAAATGAAGACATTTGAAAAATCTCCTTGATCGAGACCTCGCTGATGGAGGTCCCGCCCAAGAGAGGATAGGAGCGGGTGAAGCGGATGCACATGATCCAATTCACAATCTCTGCGGTAGCGGCGGGATTCGGCGGGACATGTTGTCGCGGCAGGCGCCGGCAACCTCAGCCGCCGTCCCGGCTCCTCTCACGCCGCCGCCTCCGCATGCTGCGGCCCTACCGGCATCGGCACCGTCACATAGTCCTTCGGCAGGTTCACCGGCCGATAGTCGGGCTCCACCGCCATGCGCTTGAGCACGCTCTCATGCACATGCGCGCCTTCGGGAATGACGCGCGGCTCGCAATCGGGAATGTAGAAGCCGAAATAGACTTTTCGCGTCGGCCACTCCCGGTACTTCGCGCGCTTCGGCAGATATTCCAGCAAGCGCCAGGCCGCCGTCATGGAATCGTGCAGCATGCCCGTCTTGCCGGTGTAGGCCGGCTCGACGTACCTAAACGGCGAGTTCTTGCGCTGGATGCCCCAGGCGAGCTGCTTCACCGTCGCCGGGTTGAAGTTCAGCCCGGCCTTCTCCGCCTCCGCGATCATCCAGATCAGCGGATATTTTGATTCCCCGCTCTCGGCTTCAGGATAGCCGCCGCCAACGTCGCTGTGCACGCCGGCGAACCACACCTGCAAAATGTCCTGCGGCACCTTCTTCTCGTCGGGCACGTAGCGGTTGCTCCAATAATCCTGCGGCTCCCGGTACTGCTTGAGGCGGAACATGCAGCGCCGCTCGTCGATCGCGATCGCCTGCCGGAAAATCTTGACGCTCGGGTTGCGCAGCGTGAAGGCGAGCTCCTCCAGGCTGAACAGGTAGAAGAAATTGTCGCGCCGCGGCACGATCACGCTCGCCACCGTGTCCCACACGCCGATGAAATGGATGGTCGGCCATCGCGTCGAGGTGATGCGCGCGAACTGCGCGGCAAGGTCGAATTCGTCCTTCGGCAGTGGCCCCTGGTCGTCGACGGCGACGTCCTTGAGGTCCTCGACATCGTTGCCGCGCCCGGTGCCGGAATATTGCTTGTAGGCGACGAGGCCCGAGCCTGCGAGGTTCGCCTGCTCCGGCGAGATCAGGCCGATTTTATGGATCAGCCCCGCCAGCACGCGAACCGTGTAAGCACCGCGCGAAAAACCGAACAGATAGATCTTGTCGCCGGGCGCGTAATGCTCGACCAGGAAGCAATAGGCACTGAGCACGTTGGCGTCCAACCCGTAGCCGGTGGCGAGCCCCAGCACCAGGTTGATATTGGCCTTGATTCGGTGCCACGTCGTCGGCTCCGTCACCGTGCCGACCCCGGGATCGTAAAACACCATCTGCCGCGGCTGTGTCTTGTCCGTCTTGCGCAGGCAGCGATACAGCTTGAGGACGTTGGAGATGTTTTCCGAGATCTCGTTGCCGGTGCCGTCACAGCAGATGACGAGGTTTTTCGGCTCGGGTTTGCGATCGTGCTGGCCGTCGTGCTCCACGGGGTGCGCCTCCGGGTGATGCTACCGGGGCGAGTATAGCGGAACGCGACGGCAGCGAGGAGACGATGTCGGCTTCGGCGGCAAGGTGCCTCATTTGCGCATCATCTGTTGACATTAACCACCTGTTAACCATGTCGTCGCCTAATGTGAACGACTGGGGGGCACCATGTCGGCCCATGTGATGCGACCGAAATTCATGCCTGTTTCGGCCGATCCGGCCTTTCGTTCGCTGAACGGGCTGGCGGTTAGCGTCACGGCTGTCCTACGGAGCAAAGCCATGTTCGGGAAGGACGATTTAGTGGACAATCTCAGCCGCGATCTCGATCGCGCACGCCTACGACGCGATGCACTCGCATCCGAAGCCACGACGCTGGCGGCGCAGATCGCCGAAATCGAAGCCCGCCTCTCGGAGGAGAAGAGCAGGCGGGAGCGCGATCGTGTCCTGAGCGAAATCGAAGCGATCAAGACGCGAATCAGGCAAGCCGCCGGCGCGTTTGCGCCTGTCGTCGATGGTCTCTCCAAGGCGGTCGAATCGGCTGCGGCCGTCGTGCCCGAGGCGCGCGACCTCAACAGTTTCCTGGTGTCGGTGGCGACCGAGATCGATACCGTGCTCGGTCCCCTGTTGCGCGAACTGGATCAGCGCGCGGATGCGGTGCGGGTCGGACACGCCGTGCTGAACCTTCCGAGCCCGGCCCTTGAACCGCCGATCGAGCCGCCAAAAGAAGCCAACGATCGCATGCTTCGCTTCCCCGCATGGCTGTCTCGCGACAAGGAGACGGAGAAAAAGGAAGCAGCGGAGAGCCCGCGCAGCACGGCCGCGTGAAGCTGGCAGGTGCCGTCCTTGCGACGCATCCTTCGAGACGCCCGCCTATGGCGGGCCCTCAGGATGAGGACGAAGTGCGTGGCACTGGTTTCAACGGGCACAGATGCCGATTAGCCTCATCCTGAGGAGACCGCTGGAAGCGGTCGTCTCGAAGGACGAGGCGCGCGCTCAGGCCGTCCAATGTCCGGCATTGGAACGCTGTTGTTTTTGCTCCGTCATTCCGGGGCGCGCCCTCTTGGCGCGAGCCCGGAATCCATTCCTCAACAGTCACTGCGGCCCGATGGATCCTCAGATGCGCAATTGCGCATCATAGTTCGCGCTCACGCGCGCCCCGGGATGACGACCTGTTGTTACGCTCGCGACCGCTCAGCTCGCCGAGCGGCGCAGGAAGGCGGGGATATCGAGCAGGTCTTCGTCGGCCATGTTGCGCGGAACGGAGCGGCCGTAGGGATCGAGCGGCCGATCGGTCACAGGCCGCGCATAGATCGGCCTTGCCGGTTGCCCCGCGGGCTGGAGGGCCTCGGAGCGGAGCGGCGGGCTTTCCGTTTGCGGCGGCGGCACACTGCGCTCGATGCGGTCGGCGATGCGGCGGCTGTCATTGCGCAGCCGGCCGGCGAGCTGCGTGAGGGCGGTTTCCACCGGCTGGGCCTGAAGCGCCGGGTCGACATTGTCGATCCCGGTCGCCACCACGGAGACGCGGACGATGCCTTCGAGGCTTTCGTCGAACGACGCGCCGACGATGATGTTGGCGTCGGGATCGGCCTCGTCGCGAATCCGGGTCGCGGCTTCGTCGACCTCGTACAGCATGAGATCCTTGCCGCCGGTGATGGAGATGATGAGGCCGCTGGCGCGCTTGATCGAGGGGTTCTCGATCAACGGATTGGAAATCGCGGCGACGGCAGCCGCGAGCACGCGCTTCTCGCCGGACGCCTCGCCCCGTCCCATCATGGCCTTGCCCTTCTCCTTCATGACGGAGAGGACGTCGGCAAAATCGAGATTGATCAGGCCTTCCTTGACGATGAGGTCGCTGATGCAGGCAACGCCCGAATAAAGCACCTGGTCGGCCAGGGCAAAGGCATCGGCAAAGGTGGTCTTCGCGCTGGCCACCCGGAACAGGTTCTGGTTCGGGATGATCAGGAGGGTGTCGACCGTCTTCAGCAGCTCCTCGATGCCGGCTTCGGCAAAGCGCATGCGGCGCTGGCCCTCGAAGTAGAACGGCTTGGTGACGACGCCGATGGTGAGGATGCCGAGCTCGCGCGCGGCCCGGGCGACGACGGGGGCCGCCCCGGTGCCGGTGCCGCCGCCCATGCCCGCCGTCACGAACACCATGTGCGCGCCGGTCAGATGTTCGCGGATCGTATCGATGGCTTCCTCGGCCGCGGCGCGTCCGAGTTCAGGCTGCGAGCCGGCGCCGAGGCCTGCGGTCACCTTGGTGCCGAGCTGGATCAGGCGCGTCGCCTTCGACATCGCCAGCGCCTGTGCGTCGGTGTTGGCGACGACGAACTCGACCCCTTGCAGCCCGGCCGTGATCATGTTGTTGACCGCGTTGCCGCCGGCGCCGCCGACGCCGAACACGACGATGCGGGCCTTCATTTCGTGGATATCGGTATTGCCTGCCATTTTTCCCTCGCGATTGGTCCGGCAAGCCGGGGATGGAGTAAGTCTCGAGTGCTACCTGCGGGCCGCGCGGTCTGCTTGCACGATGGAAGCGGCCAGATGTCCCAATCGACGCGCGGCGTGTCCCGCGATCGAGCCGCCAGGGCGGCGATCGGTCCGCAGCGCCGTCACTTCGTCTTCCAGTCGTGCCGCCCACGCATTGGCGGCCGTCGCCTCGGCGGCCGCCTGCATCAGCTCGGCGGCCAGGCGATCGGCCCGCTCTCGCTCGCGCTCGAACACCGCCCTGTAGGCGGTCGCGACTTCCTCGAGCCGCGCGATCTCCGCCTTGAAGACGTCGGTCTTGACGGCCTCGATCCTGGCCAGGGAGGCATCGATGGGGTCTGCCCGGCGGGCGCGTCGCGGGCGGGGCGTGTAGCGGAGCTCGGCGAGATCGATGCTCACCACGGCCTTGCCGTCGGCCGAGCGCGAGCGCGGCAAACCGCGACGCCTCGCCAGCGCCCGCGCGGCCTCGCGCGAGATTTTTAGCCGGGCACTGAGATCCGCATACGTCAACAACTCAACGCACATCGGCGCTTCTCCTGGAGCGAACCGGGACGGCATTTCGAGCTAATGATGGCTGGACGATTACCGCAGGCTAGGCTGCGTTGGTTAATGGACGGTTAACGGGCGAGGGGGGTTGTTTACGGATGCGGTCACGGCAGATGACGGGGTTCTTCGGCTCGGGATTTGTTGCCCGGTACTTGTGGATCGCGTGACAGGCCTGCGCGTTGGTTTTGTCCCCGTTGTTTGATGACTGTGTGTCCTCAAGTGTCTTGTAGGAAGAATCCTACTGTGCGTAGTGTGTACAAGAAATTCGGTAGGGCTACCGGGCGCGATTCGGGGCCTGCTGAATGCACAAAGACCGCCCGGGGTGGAAACCGGACGGTCCCTGCTCAAATGGTCCCCTAGGTCAGGGATCGCCAGTGGGGAGAGCCGGGTCTTCCGCCAAGTCGACCGGCTCCCCTCCACGTTGCGAATCGATTGGTGCCGAATCGCAGGCTGCATGGTGGCGTGCCCGGGTGGCGGAGTCCACGCCGGGACGACGAGTCCCGTGGGCAATCCCGCTTTTCCCCAAGCGCTGGTCGCATCTTGACAAGAAGCAGCAAGATCAGGACAGCGCGTCCCGCGACGATGTCTTGAAGCGCATCTCAAGATGAAGCCGAATCAGCCGGCCGCGAGGCTCGCAAAGAAGGCTAAGAAAAATCCGGCGAGTGATTAAGCTAATTCAACCTTTCCGATAGCCAAAGAGCAGGTCTCGCGCTTCAATGAGGTCGTAGGGGTTGGGGGTGGGTAGATGGCGGTTGCTGAGCCGAGTCTTCAGCTCCATTTGGAGCCGGACGAGCCAATTGAAATTTCAGAGCTTACCGGAGCGCTGGCGGCTATTGCGCGCCAATATCAGGCCTATGCCGTCGAGAACGAGCTAGCCACAAAGAATTCGGAGGCTCGGCTTCTGGTCTCGGCCGTGAAGCCGGGCAGTATTGATATCAACCTGGTGCCCGATTTGGTTTCCACGGTTGCGATGGCCGGCCCTCTATTGGCGCCTTTGATCGACAAGCTTGAGCTGATCGAGAAGTTCGGCAAACACCTAAAGTCGCTGATCGACCTCTTCTCAAAGAAAAGGGAAGCGACGGCAGGCGATAATATCTCTGTAAGAGATTGCGACGACGCAACAAGCATCGTTAAGCCCATCGCAAGCCACGGCGGATCGCAGACTTTCAATGTGATCAATGGACCGGTGACGGTCCAACTGTTGACGATCACAGCGCAGGAGGCCTCGTCGATTCTTGAAGCCGCAGCGCATGAAAAGGCTCTGTTGCAGAACCCCAAGGCGGAGGTTTTGCAGCGCGTCCCCATGGTGTGGAAGCGACTGGACCGGGATTCTGTCAAGTCTGCTGCAAAGACGACTCCGGATCGCGCTTTAATCGAGGAGATAGACGAGAAGCCGCACGCCGTTTTCTTTACCGACGAGATGAGCCATCTTAAAAAGCAAATGATTGGAGATGAAGATAACCCCTACCAAGCGATTTACTTTGTGGACGTTGTGATTTCGCGGTCGTCTGGGAAAGTCGTCTCCTACCGAGTGATAGGATACCACGGCAAGGAAGAATTAGAGGCGCTTCCGCCATCGTAAAAACTATCGCGCCATCTGCTTAGCCGACGTTGGCTTGGTTGTTCGCTTTGATCTTCATGGCTTCAATGTACGTTCGCTCAAAGCGTCAAGTGGCGTCGCGCGATAAAGAGATAGTTTCTTTGTCTTGCAATCCTTGCTCTTTGCGGAAGGCTCTCTAACGCAATCGATCAAATTCAAGTCCGTTGCCGCGCCACTGCGAGTCTCGCATCGCGCTCGCGATGAAGTCGTCGACTGAACTGCCGTGAATTGCGCTGCGTGGGTATTCTCCCGGAGGAGCCGCTCGCTCAATTGTCCAGGGGACCTGCAATTGAGTGAGCACGGTACGAGCGATCTTTAGGTCATCGTCCGAGTAACACAGAGCAATTGTCTTATCAGGAAGTTTCAGATCGCCGTGAATGAGAACTTCTATCATTGTGCACAGCGGCAAATGCTTTGCGAGCATGGACATCTTATCCTCATCGGTTCGAGCGACCGGGATTTGATGACCTAAATAGTAGCGCCCATTAGTTTTCGATTCGAGGACGCCTCGCTTTTTGCCGCGTCTGAGATTTCTCGTCATAGCGACGTTGAATCGGCAAAGGCTGAAGGCATTCGCTTCTATTGCCGCAACTGGAACGCGCAGCGCGATGTGAGGGAATCCGGCACCCAGCTTGGCCTTCAAAATGCGAGGTTGCGGATCGAGAGTCATGTGTACGTATGACCCAAAGCCCCGCGC
This genomic stretch from Bradyrhizobium sp. CCGB12 harbors:
- a CDS encoding esterase-like activity of phytase family protein, whose product is MSTHQSRRSFVGSFLGHAAAGFSTLAIPRLAQAQAQLQPATEPPPRPLQLEHAVSAPVSVEVNARRIANFEPRDRSRTRFGSLDFRSGLVLTSPYRGFGGLSGIRFLDGKGERFLAVSDQGGWFTGTIRYSGREMTGLADVEAAPLLAADGRPITEKRLWYDSESLARDGNFVYVGLERVNQILRYDFAKGGTRARGEVIAIPPAVRKLPYNKGLEAMVVVPKSQGQGQGQSQGQGQAQALAGTLIAFSERGLDADGNLLAFLIGGPTPGQFSVRRSENYDISDAVLLPSGDLLILERKFSWFTGVNIRIRAIPLKSIAPGALVDGLTLFAADLGHEIDNMEGIDAHVTAEGETVLTLISDDNFSMLQRTLLLQFALVE
- a CDS encoding NADH:flavin oxidoreductase/NADH oxidase, with the protein product MSALFSPIKLRGLTLKNRLVVSPMCQYSADDGVATDWHFTHINNLSLSGAAMFCIEATHVEAIGRITPGCLGLYSDACEAALKPILHSVRKHSSTAIAMQLAHAGRKASSARPWDGGQLIPVEHGGWQTVAPSAVPHKEGEAAPLALDAAGLKRIREAFVDSAKRAARLGIDAIELHGAHGYLMHQFLSPISNKRTDEYGGSLENRMRFPLEIYDAVRAVFPHDKPVGIRVSSTDWVEGGWDLAQTVEFAKALKARGVDWIDASSGGVSPLQKIPLGPGYQVQFAEAIKRETGLATIAVGLITEAKHAEEIVASGKADMVALGRSLLYDPRWGWHAAAELGGEVEAPPQYWRSQPSTQKALFGKTTFGAR
- a CDS encoding PilZ domain-containing protein, coding for MYPRKYARVKPAGLVSRQAKIITDPRAPVINCTLIDYSPGGACVDLGGQVSIPDRFELLHVNTRKRCRIAWKRGTRVGVVF
- a CDS encoding DUF2235 domain-containing protein; the protein is MEHDGQHDRKPEPKNLVICCDGTGNEISENISNVLKLYRCLRKTDKTQPRQMVFYDPGVGTVTEPTTWHRIKANINLVLGLATGYGLDANVLSAYCFLVEHYAPGDKIYLFGFSRGAYTVRVLAGLIHKIGLISPEQANLAGSGLVAYKQYSGTGRGNDVEDLKDVAVDDQGPLPKDEFDLAAQFARITSTRWPTIHFIGVWDTVASVIVPRRDNFFYLFSLEELAFTLRNPSVKIFRQAIAIDERRCMFRLKQYREPQDYWSNRYVPDEKKVPQDILQVWFAGVHSDVGGGYPEAESGESKYPLIWMIAEAEKAGLNFNPATVKQLAWGIQRKNSPFRYVEPAYTGKTGMLHDSMTAAWRLLEYLPKRAKYREWPTRKVYFGFYIPDCEPRVIPEGAHVHESVLKRMAVEPDYRPVNLPKDYVTVPMPVGPQHAEAAA